The following nucleotide sequence is from Populus nigra chromosome 15, ddPopNigr1.1, whole genome shotgun sequence.
AGATGCATACATGGAACAtggttttattatgttttattatatGCTTATTGCATCAATGTTTTTGTCcttataaaaaaaggatattaTTAGCTTTATGACTACGATGATGATTTATTGAagtttttcatgatattttgataataatataagCATTAAgtattgatattattaattaagcaATATGttatatatcaataataaaacattgatttgatataattttgatgAATACATGATAAATCATTATTATGTATGCCATAAATTCTTTAAATGCCTTGCTATAATGCTTAAAtgattcaataaatttatgTCAATATGCTATATGAAAAATGTTTGTGTGCCACATGCATTAACAATAACCATATATGgacaaaaacattattaacatataaCTCATATCAATAAcaataaccaaataaatttgacatcataaaaatattttaaaaacattttcagaTATTCATCCACAATATAATACCTAAATAAATTGTCCTAACATGATTCTTAAAATGAAAAGTTGTtccaacaagaaaataaaaggtctcaatctcttatatatataaaaacacatctacttaaactaaaatttaacaTCAAGTATTGAAACATCTTCCACAATCTAAAAAGCTACAATTAGCCATCTCCtccatttaattaataaatcattccATAATTGAACACTCCACGTGAATGGCTCAAATTAGTGATCAAACCATAAGTTATACTTGTAAATAAAGATGATAGTAATTTTTTCATACTTGTTCTATTAGTTTAAGTTTCATATTTCCCTCATCATTATCAAAATCATCATATATGCATTAGACTTTTAGAATTTGTGAAAAGAGTAAAGGGATGAAGTGTTAAAAATGTTTGGTacgagattgaaaaaaatatagataaaagtGGACccaataaagataaaatcagttttagaattaaataaaaaattaaattaaatatatttgtggtctaaaatggaatgagataaaaaaaaagaaaaatgagagaaTATAATagtgttaaattaaataaaaaagaaaggtaaaGGTATACAATCCAAACCATGTCCAAAATTTTCCATGGAGGTTTAGTCTTAATGGAACATATCACGAAAATGAATTTATTCCTTAAATTATCATTTCACTTCAAGTTTGTGTCCTAGTAAAagatgtgaaaaaataaatttcatgaatgcataacttcaaatttaaatgatttgttTGAGATTTGATCAAGGAAGAACTTGGTCCAAGAATTCTGGATGACGAGAATATTTTTACATGAACacctttatgtatttttatgttcCCACGTACTAGTCCTGTACAGAGCCGATGTTCTTAGGCCCCCAGAGCAGTCTCTTGCAGCCATTTCTAGACCAATAGCCGAAGCAGATGGGCAGggacggaaaaaaaaaagggtaggcAAGGAGTTGAACGACAGAGCAAGCCATTATTCAAGAGTATACAGCATAGTATTCGCCTCCGTAATCTTGCCACCAATGCATGGAACTGGTTCATCACCTGGAGAGAGAAGGATCGGGTCTATATTCatctcaagttttttatttactgaaaatatcaaaagcaTTGTTAGGATCAAACTCGCTTTCAAGTTTCAAGTTGGATCTTGCCGGGTTTCACTCCtacataaaataaagagaaggggGAATGGCTTTATAAGTtggaataataaaatattgtatatagttatatatacttataattgttttgtattctaatatattatattaacgAAAATGATAACacatataaaatcattatttgtttctaatattattattaagtattgaAAATTGTGAAATATAAtggaataagaaagaaaaattatgtatGTATTTGTATGTTTgttcattaaatttaaatttcgttcggttaactcgggttaataaattattaacctCAACCTGAATATATaacctaaaatttaatttatctgaatatatattctaaaatttataaatttgattcttaCCAAAAATTTGATTGGTAGTGTGCTTCATAGTGTGAGGTTTGGTTTTCAAGTTCATAAGTGTTTTTTAACATCACTACCACGCTGAAACCAAAACCACTTTTGTTCAAAAAATCCTACTTACTTGTTAGTTATTGATAGTTAAATATAgtcataattatttataatagagATATCACTATACTAGCTTATGTGTTAATTGAGATTAAGTCTCCATCAAAGAGATTTTAAGGATGTGTTTTTCACATGAGtttaatgcattaaaaaaattaataaattctatTAAGTATTCATGTCAAGATTTGAACTTAAAAGGGTTTTtgtaaatgaaataataattattttttaaaatatttttttttgaaaatgtataaaaataatatattttttaatttttaaaaaattatttttaataccagtctattaaaataatttaaaaaacatagcagaattaattttaagtaattttttttaatttacatgaaaCGCAGTTCTAAATAacacattaataaattaaataagaaagcATTCCTCCTTCAACTAGCAATGAATACCAATtgttggattgaaaaaaaatttatgaatatcaatttttaaatttataattattacaatatttaatCACCACGAAccaataataaataatctttttgaACAATTGTTCTCGGAACATTCCTCATCAAACCCTATAAAGTTTTAcgcattttaataattttataattatttttgccAACTTTATTGTGCATTCATGCCCATAAAAATATGGAGagttattaattgatttttcattagTGACTACGATactatttgtttataaaaattgtgtttggatatattttattttgaaaagtataaaattaataaaaaaattagtgttttttaataattttaatatgtcaaaaataaaataaaaaattttaaaatatatttttatatttttaaataaaaaatactcgtgaaaccaaacattttatccaaaaaaaaaaaacagtggcCTCATGTTTGTTGTGCCGTTAGGACCaagcaaataataaattaagtgaAATTGCAGCTCATTCTGGAAAGTTCAGTATCATATAAAACAAGAGACATGGAACTAGTCCTTTATCTACAACTAAAATTGAGTGATCGAAAACCATGGTTTTAACAAGGATAACTAATTACATGCAGGGCAGGGAGGGAATTCGCATATGTATAGCCAAAATCCAAAAGGAAACGCTGCAAAGAGGGAGAAAACATAAaggagatttaaaaatataagtaaatttaaagacgttaaattaaaaaataaattgcaataaTACTTTTCCAAGTCAATATCCATGAAAATGATGCAATGCAAATTGTTAGAAGAAGATATATTATGGTTAAGAACCGATCAGGTGGGCAAAGGAAAGAGAAGGTAGCATGTGGTTTATGTTTAAGCGGAACTTAAACAAAGCAGAGATACTAGACAGGGGTGGAGGAGTTATCAAATGTAGTTCCAACATGCTGAATGACAAatccataaatttttttcttcagctTCTCAATCTTTCCTGTCAGAAGCTCATCGCCTTTCAATGCAACGCGGTCCAGCCATTCATTGACTCTCTTCAACTGGGACAGGACAGCTGCAATTGAGCTAGAGTTAAGGGGCAATGATTTACTTCCATTATTAGCACACTCCCCTAACACCCGAAAACCAGCATCCAGGGACTCCTCGATGAACTTTACAAACCACATTTGCATCTCAACCTGCAACTTCATAGAGAGTTCTACCGTTTCCTTCATTCCATGGCCCCTTGTCCAAACCCCAACAATAGGATCAAATGTTGGTAACGAGCTGGCCTTTTGAGGTGGTCTCTTGGACAAACTTCTTCGGAGAGCTGTTGGAGGTTCATTCTTCTGATTGCTCAGAAGAGAAACAATCTCAAGATCAGTAGCTAAGGCAGCTTCTACCCATAAAGAAGCAGATTTTGATTTCTCAGTTGCTGTAGTATCATGATCAGAGCAGTGACTAGCAGCGACTGATTCAGCAATTGAACTATATCTTACAACATCATCATAAATTGAGATAAATTGATCAATTGTGGGTAAAGGGTTCCCAGCCTTGGATGAAGAAGCAAGTTCTGAAAACATGCTGCGATTGACAGATAGGGTTGAGTTATGATTAGATGCGGCATCTGTGTTAAAAATAGAATGAAAACTTAATGGTGGCACGCAACATTAAGGTGACCTCATAATGTTCTCGGGAACCTGGAACGAAAAAATGAGTTTCCATGTATCTATACaagtttgtgtttgtgtttgtagCTGTGCATGCGCGAGCACGTGCAAGAAAGAAATGCACACTAGTAGCATTACCTGAGACTCCTAACAACAGACTCCGTAGCAATTGCTTCCTCCAATGCTTCAGCTGCAGCAGTTGAAGCAAGAGCCCTCCTTTGCATAGCCTCCTGCATTTAGTCATCATgtgaaaaaactatttttttttgttcatgtaaTGTAAGTGGCTAATTCAGAGATGACTTGGTCAATACTtaaagtgtgtttgtttttgcactTTTGCTTCCATTACCCAATCACTGTCACAAGGTCGCCTAATTGCCAGTAATCTGATAAATACATTGCTGCTATTGCCAAGGCAAACGAAATTTCTGCTTCATTAATGGATGAAACAAATAATCCATCCTAAATGCTATTCTTACCTTTCCAAACTTTGCAAGTTCTGAAGAGACCGCATCTAATGGAACACTACCATCAGTCCATTTCTTCTCATGTACAACGAATCCAAGAGCTGCACAGGTTGGATTCTTAATATCTAGACACCCTTCCGGTGAACTGGGTTTTGTTTTCTCATACCTCGAAGTCTCATCTTGATTTGATTGTCGGCTGTTTGCGTCACTTAGACGTCTAGACAGGGCAGCCTGGGAAACAACCAGCGCAAGGTCAGACCTAAacctaaaatgaaataaatcaatCTATCTTCACATCGAAAACATAGAACAGAAGGCAGTGCAAAAGCATAAGGTGTACGTAGTTAAAGGGAGTTGACGGACCAAGAGTATTTTGGAAAATATGTTCCATATAGCAAATACGAATTCAAAAGTATATTATTGATTGAACTGGGAGAATAGCCACTGAACTAGGCCTGAGCAGCTACAATTCATAGAGCATCAAAATAATGCTTGCCCACGTTTGAAtcctaaaattaaatgaaatagtTGTATTGGGGGACATTCTGCTACCAAAGCCACAGTTTTTTCAGGAATGCTGGTTgcaatttcaagaaaatatcaTCTTGTGAAGTCAGATTCTGGACTGAGAAAAGCCTCAGCATTGCCTCTCTGAATGAACTAAAAACAACGAATTTTGGAAGTAAAAGCTCAGTAATACTAGCAAGACTCAAAGGCATGTAATCAAACTCACAGAGTATTACAACTGAAATGGGTAATAGGCATCATTGAAAAGAAGTCTCTTCAACATAGGCTTCTTACGAAGCGTTGAAAAAGTAAGATAGGAAATTACCTGAGTCCGCAAAATCGCTTGCAGATCCGGTTTCTTCTTGGCTTCACCCTTCTCTTTCATCTCCCCTGAACCCACCGCAGCTGGTATCTCATCCCAATTCTTCCTACTACTCTTTGCAGACCCAACAAGCGCCTCTGAAACTTTTGAAATCCCAGCGACAATATTTGCAATCTTCTTCTTTCCAACAGAGTCCGAGACAGCAGGTGAAAGCTTCACTCCAGAAAGCCTCTTCCCTGGAGAAATCGAAGCCCTTCGAGCATTGGGAGAAGGCTGCTTCCTCCCACTCGGAGATGGCTGCCTGTACCTGGATGGAACAATAATTGCTGGCTCCCTTGCAACTTTCCTGTTTTCCTCCTTGGCAGCCAGCAAGCTCGGAACCATACATTTGGACGGCACTGGAGATGCTGATCTCTTCCCTTTGGCCGCAGGAGAAGGATCCCTCTCCACCAAAGCGGCATTTTTCTTCCCAACCGAAACAGATCTCTTAGCAGTAGCTGGAGATGAAAATCTCTTAGCAGTAGCCGGAGATGAAAATCTCTTAGCAGTAGCAGTTTCATCCACCATCACATTATCTCGAGGTGCAAGCGCTTGTCTGGTAACTTTAGCCGTCACTTCGCCTTTCTTATTATGATCATTTCTTGGAAATTCGTcgaattttttgttgttggataAGTAGACGGCAATTGGATCCACAGAGTATTCGGAGTCGGCGACAGGTTGAATCACAAACTCTTTCTTGGAAGCTGATATTCGGGCAATGAGAGGTTCTGGAGTACCGACAAAGGAGTGGCGGCCAGCGATAGGGCGGATTCCAGAAACCCTAGGGACAGGAGAATCGAAATCGAAGCGATCTATATAAACAAATTGGCCTAGCTGAAGGCGATTCGTGAGGATAAGGTCGGTATCGCGTTCGGAGAGGGAGACGTAGGTGGAGTTGAGAGAGTCGGAAAGTTGGACGTAAAAGCCTTGGTTAGGCCAGAGATCGGAGCCGGCGAGAGCAGGGACGATGCCGATTACTTGGAGAAGAGGGGATCGGTGGTCGCCGGTGACGCGGGCAGCGGAGTTCATTGATTGGAGGAGTTTTAAGAGGATTCCTGGAGCTAGAGAAGCCATTTTGGGAGAGGGTGAAGCTGTAAGGTAAAAgagtaaaagaattaattaaggaggagcaggaggaggaggaggaggaggacaaGCTACAAAGTGATTTTTGGCCGTTatgtaaattcaaattcaaatgccCGCtctaatattttagtattttagtttttgaattctGGTGGACGGATAGACTAACGAGACAGTCAAGTCAGGCGTTAAAGCTGCCGTTATCTTATGTGCTTGCCCTTGTAGTTATTGCAACGATTCTTGCTTGGTACCAagttttatgtatatataaacaaagaatataaaattgattaatataGTTATGTTCTGTATTTGTCATGTcatattaattctttttcatgaagatatttgatgtgtttatttttaattctgataaatattaattgaattattctGTAAAATGATATTGATTATTATAATAAGTGATTTACCCAATATTTATTGGTAAGGTacactaataatttatttaaattacttatctaattttttttttattaacatgggtgttTGGATTAATTTgcatgcacctcgactaatctcacgagctttgaagttaacgaccatgtaagcctctagtgtcatcatattagcaatcatAAGACTCAAACCTTAGACCACAGATAGAGCAAACATTTTGGTCTCAAGTTCTTACCATTGGCTCATCTACTAAATGGTTTACttatttaatctaatttaaagtttaacattgtggtaattattattttttaaaatattttttatttaaaaataaattaaaataatatttttttttattttttaaattttatttttaatatcaacatgatataaaaacataaaaagaattaattataccTTCATggcttaaaattttcaaaatatgtcCGTagcattttgatatatatttgattgatattACTAGCTCTTGgttgtattttataataaaaaaataaatataaaagaaaaaatatgctttgtcaaaatgtaattttttttttagaatagcaaaagatatatataatgatATCCAAATCAATTGTTAAAGGAAAACTTGTAgagagataagaaaaaaaaggggcaaAATCACAAGGGtgtcatttcattttattagttatgaaagtaaattaaaataaagctaTCTCCATTATGCCCATGTGATTCCActgttctatttttaaaatctatttttatttaatttaatagatattacagtaaatatttaaaagaattctAACAATTTAAGTctggaaaaataatatttctttagtCAAGATTcgtttttcttattcatgtacttattttttgttttttacaaaaacatatttttttcatcaatattatgtttttttttaataaaaacttaaagacaattaaaataaatactcatAAGAATCCGATGAATTAAATTAgggaggaaaaaatattttttaattaaatactccttattcatgtatttcttttttgttttgataaaaaaaaacatgtttctttTTACTAGAAGCAtgatttttcaaacaaaaacttaTTAGGATCAAAAAGCAAGTTTCAATCCAAAAACAATTATGTATTGATAATTTATAGATGGTTGTGTgaaaagataattaatttaagaagctatataaaaactttataataaaaaaaatcaaatatatattttattattatcagaTATTTAggagtaatttaaaaaaaacccttacatATTAGGTTCATATAGTAATTCATAAAGtaattactaatattattataaaaatctctaatctgatttaaattttttggaatAATAGGATGATttcttaaatatcattttaataattttatttttaaaaaaattattctaaatataaataattaaataaaaaaataaaaaaccaaaagaatccAAACTTGAACGTGCCTAGATTTACAAAGCCAAGTCGACGTggctagttttaaaaaaataaaatgttcctAAGCCTAGAAAGTCAAGCCCACCACTTAGATAGATTATAAAAAAGTCAATGTCATTTATTTGGATAAATGACATGTTATCCACTACAACTAATTTCGATCATCAAAAATAAATGTTCGagttattagaattttaaaacttaaattttaacatatttttatataaaaatatcaaaataatatcttaattatCTCAATAACCTTATTTATAACTTCAAAACACCCTTtaatcagtctaaaattttaaaatcaaattgaataacaAATTTTAGGAGCCTTAATATACcttttaacataattaaatgTTCAAATCATTTATATTGAACTTGTCTTTTCAAGATGAACTCATTAACACCAAtattagctttttttatatttgaaatgtaGCCAAATAAAAGCCTtctctcttcttgtttttaagCCACTTTCTCCTCT
It contains:
- the LOC133674051 gene encoding uncharacterized protein LOC133674051 — encoded protein: MASLAPGILLKLLQSMNSAARVTGDHRSPLLQVIGIVPALAGSDLWPNQGFYVQLSDSLNSTYVSLSERDTDLILTNRLQLGQFVYIDRFDFDSPVPRVSGIRPIAGRHSFVGTPEPLIARISASKKEFVIQPVADSEYSVDPIAVYLSNNKKFDEFPRNDHNKKGEVTAKVTRQALAPRDNVMVDETATAKRFSSPATAKRFSSPATAKRSVSVGKKNAALVERDPSPAAKGKRSASPVPSKCMVPSLLAAKEENRKVAREPAIIVPSRYRQPSPSGRKQPSPNARRASISPGKRLSGVKLSPAVSDSVGKKKIANIVAGISKVSEALVGSAKSSRKNWDEIPAAVGSGEMKEKGEAKKKPDLQAILRTQAALSRRLSDANSRQSNQDETSRYEKTKPSSPEGCLDIKNPTCAALGFVVHEKKWTDGSVPLDAVSSELAKFGKEAMQRRALASTAAAEALEEAIATESVVRSLSMFSELASSSKAGNPLPTIDQFISIYDDVVRYSSIAESVAASHCSDHDTTATEKSKSASLWVEAALATDLEIVSLLSNQKNEPPTALRRSLSKRPPQKASSLPTFDPIVGVWTRGHGMKETVELSMKLQVEMQMWFVKFIEESLDAGFRVLGECANNGSKSLPLNSSSIAAVLSQLKRVNEWLDRVALKGDELLTGKIEKLKKKIYGFVIQHVGTTFDNSSTPV